In the Dioscorea cayenensis subsp. rotundata cultivar TDr96_F1 unplaced genomic scaffold, TDr96_F1_v2_PseudoChromosome.rev07_lg8_w22 25.fasta BLBR01000825.1, whole genome shotgun sequence genome, ATCTGAACTACCGCAATTTGCTAATCCACGGCACACACACTTCAAAGCGGGGGTTAAAGCGCTTGATGTCCTGCCcaggtttttaatcaaaagcgaAGAGAAGGCCGTTCACATGCACCTGTGACCTGGAATGGTCTAACCAGAGGGAGTCGTTCCCCTTAACTCCATACCAGTGCGGGGCAAAGCCCATGCGGGTCAGCCTAGCGCGACTTCACACGAGCGGCTTCCAAAAGTGCGGGCCCGCCTCCTGCAACCAATCCAATCTCAACACCTGTAACCCCTAACAAAGCTCGCGCGAGTCATAACCCCAACGGAGCACGTGCGCAAGGCGCACAAGCGCGCCACACCAGACGGTTCGCACAACTGATGTCCACGTGTCGAAAGCTGATCACCAGAGCCATTCGCGACGGAGAAGACCTGCTGCAAGCTTCCTTAACCAACAGGAAGTGGGCGAGTCACACTTACGTCCACTCCTCCCCTCCaactataaaaaagaaatagttGGGCCAGCCCCTAAACTGCAACTGCCCATACCTAAAGTTGCGGAAAGCGAGCGAAGGCACCTCGGGGATAGGGCCGAGCAGATAGCAAATGCGGGCTATCCCCTACCCCTGCTCCGATCAAAAATTCTAGCTTGCTTTCACCTACTACTCTTTTACTTTAGAACACTTTAGATTTAGGGCTCTCTATACCAGAGGAAAGGCGGCTCCAAAAGGCCCTGGCCTTACAGGGAAAAATTCTCGACACACTGAGACAAATTAGTCTCCGTGAGAATCGAGAGTGGCTCACTGAGCAAGACTTGACCTCGATacgctcatttttttttaatgagctgGAAAGCAAGGTCAATCCCAAGTGTCTCCGGAATCTCCTATTTAGACTCCTGAAATATGGGTCGCGTGATGATGCGTATCAGTGCGCAATCAAAGCTCTCTTTCTCGACTAGGAAAGATTATAGTAAATCCTAGATGGAAGAAAGGGTAGTCTTTTGGTCCGTACTTAGTACTCGTACAGGAAGGAGTCTTTTTCTGTCTGGAGGGTTCTTTTTTCAAGAAATAATGCCTCAGCTGGATAAATTCACTTATTTGACACAATTCTTCTGGTCATGCCTTCTCctctttactttttatattcCTATATGCAATGATGGAGATGGAGTACTTGGAATCAGCAGAATTCTCAAACTACGGAACCAACTGGTTTCGCACCGGGGGAACAAGATCCGGAGCAACGACCCTAACAGTTTGGAAGATATCTCGAGAAAAGGTTTTAGCATCGGTGTCTCCTATATGTATTCAAGTTTATTCGAAGTATCCCAATGGTGTAAGACCGTCGACTTTTTgggaaaaaggagaaaaagaacTTTGATCTCTTGTTTCGGAGAAATAAGTGGCTCACGAGGAATGGAAAGAAACATTCTCTATTTGATCTCGAAGTCCTCATATAACACTTCTTCCAGTCGGATCACTTGTAGGAATGACATAATGCTCATCCATGTTCCACACGGCCAAGGAAGCATCGTTTTTGAATCTCATTA is a window encoding:
- the LOC120255079 gene encoding putative ATP synthase protein YMF19; its protein translation is MEERVVFWSVLSTRTGRSLFLSGGFFFQEIMPQLDKFTYLTQFFWSCLLLFTFYIPICNDGDGVLGISRILKLRNQLVSHRGNKIRSNDPNSLEDISRKGFSIGVSYMYSSLFEVSQWCKTVDFLGKRRKRTLISCFGEISGSRGMERNILYLISKSSYNTSSSRITCRNDIMLIHVPHGQGSIVFESH